The Plasmodium knowlesi strain H genome assembly, chromosome: 14 genome has a segment encoding these proteins:
- a CDS encoding reticulocyte binding protein (fragment) yields MKKNGLWGASFGVLILLMGASWEQVISESNKQQKEETNSSVNYYWGGRNDSGYPRRKRKNLQKHSLFPGKEEYRKSNTPSGKSGNESELYRKNSLIHVGDGTFGRKPSRYAYIKRNNEDNFYRNASSTKDANNRLNGIISSFLQNMKAPTIDRILDYYEIVNNKGELVFSLESYYVDIYTCEEIVNSIKRKGSTNSRDNPGDEDPEKKGDKDNNHNSGDKEDSMIKKLYDNMELLRMSCFSIKSELQGKINSLEYAQTEGNEQVSGTSNSKTYKLIEDEYVNCLKNNSENAKMIISNTMKSIEEEYGKIFCPKECNSAVYFENARSYISYVSNNTDVWYNSNISDAKEFLKSAKSIVSIIEREMRSSNMLSSIKFLQNEISNIINNYNYHFENIKKAISNIKKHENYDKPSNLDKNTLVGKSLDLAKNMSLYKFNNEMFKKMKELYDFKSNKFKRIFTFLADALKDKINLFTESMIYEEKYNSIMVDWKVIWEYVVGEYNKNLNAIQSYEGNENVEVIIVRNKIKEKLGTFKSMADELQGLFNIIELKYVIIKSEKSLVEELKNDFKKDEKGEYKFDDIIKLMEQVNSKMNTVQTSSNIVNSTYSNIKSIELKIQDLVSSIYEHMNEIEDLKVRGSTKNYISDEMKSEMLFIMENIIKLKEILSLEKRADENIKEIDELIMGTPLDMEKIIDKKSYAYNNIKMIIKDIYKDNLNKIVQEISRNMGNYTDSIDNSNSEDELDEVLKGIKVDYEKIKSMKYDDIPESVENITNLLKIISDAREEILKIKFGETNKKLTNSLEQLKSVYDKLKVSIAEYTAEKRKIEEDKAVILKREEEFFGKVYDKDDDMLDVKDAYTNFLKHKDNFFKNRNNVFEEFHTTKEALKVVRINFLYYISMPEKYNIIYQKENENYKELIKEINDKYIDTKLEEYESDFKRNNKLCDSIIKEVDQSNKNLHNLEILNRSIKECTIDKDMVEELIRKNNSLKEEIISERNEIEKDNFMEQNVKINLIVKLNDANITQSRKLNDNNLTNLKTQMKNIVDFYTRSKEKYKELNETELKKIKENDEWKKAKELIYTLNVEYEILKKQADDLISSKNSEIIKSISNRIVEKDKEINEQVEKDVNSLDQIIAKSKSPIFVRDINHYKNHQNKEKANQINAKVEAFVVKIGTRKDTLNKIKANSNQYLEEANGKKNENIEFKAKEKAMKELYEKVRDTSEELNKTLKEIHTLKDLQNIELEFEKSEIHDMVNQIISEEQKSEHEIGEINSYINTIDEMKKAKSAEEPLDAPLFVYTEFYEKAVSSHKIIKGLFKEATELNGKCENNESIKEVKEIKKKIDGYLRTILTNNIILHEALEDIKIVKEMLLNMNIPEIARLIEKYAAEVEKYSTLLKTEETKSNTLIEELNKNLENASNLKKKINKNLPIEQIDEVVKEVMKYKDAIAEREDEMNTYLKKSKEYRDNASLYYRNASSRKNKLEYLKKRGKDDVEQIDMDKVNASVEQCMTLVNKAAESEEVIRKHGERYMEYEGKMNSLINEISVLQIRTIYAKRKDEASNIMGEIQQLHTDMGKKLKESEEKLAKCKSESSIDEKAYILNNEKSKTAYMNVKLNLELIQSNLRQIKNVKESMNNILEKSTNLKNSILGASIIENNNSVDVLKKEEVHYMQYLKNIENEKKRMMDEKSNVDVIHDNVLKIEKELEKSKINYEEGILKLAKEKADEKKKLIEASMESLNSQEAYFTEMFNESYMQLYNIKEKFTGYKKSMKDLYDEFVKSYKVIETNAGKVAEGVVKYEEAKILREGAQKEQININNKEETAKTNLQKMKQDEFMNFLFHTREYVDKTRKTCEEVNTKVGEGHGDIKKIITRIGKLGKQENIFDILKKVEEKNNKMKEISRQCNTNEANNAFGKMIEASNFMGIKILRTLGSELSPGMELEKTSQTNSTLKFESEVEIKPENDAKLDAYVNLQTTYGYIQKIFNDSEEIDKKQEEMDGWLREVKNKCHDIKSYNELKIKINYTKYKGSNVLNKINGAFGKYAELEAITCSIEDDNKIIDNSEITKLRELSDTYNRKKKDQVFKSQINEVNEEFQGIKGNIDKLGEQFETVEKSESPSEKRIDVNSVIPEISEKLYSMNRKIRTTITNLNGLLEEGKTCEKSFYASMIAGISSQMSNDLILINNQKEEAEKYVEYIKKNSNLMIDDIDELNKYIDSNKINNYQLNILEEVIKSAADLSENEKEAAGIDNDIKKELVDVSGDFEMNSLNSSKAKIMEHYKKMKDKIKNIDDIRKNIKLLKLKEMESRSDKYLEIAGNFKNVLDSQITRLLDYDVVLQDMKKKLTENEEELKGINTTYTLQSIQKFNNVCNNIETNMQKIHDVEESNNNEEKQVNAYIENISHLISRGKGLLTDLDDYDAISNSETKELTDYTTKEYIENIKRKVNNGIEEFQNVLNRIEENKSKIEYNKNLNEGIYEIWKRANAIKENFSENLPENDNYFKLEEYVKDIKIILNEIDGDGKIEAYIENISQRIQEQIKHAHNNGNIESILEAKKNIESYNEEARKKLQSMKTAHDEILLKKKDMDNIFSIISVSKKNGAYINAKAYIKEVDDLFDKLNADIHKLETFINETKLKINLLEEEEVKLKTENAVTSNLNEQSENTSRDGDDEQLSEVTQNPENSEYSSTNSLHNVYELEENDQYDANHFDDNAKEESDDGSYNSSEKSSGEGFRYAAGITVAFFICSTAGYTVFTYNNDEVEEADFEKDREYFEYDIYSNKRDEEEIIEVTFDESNEYI; encoded by the exons atgaagaagaatggaTTGTGGGGAGCATCCTTCGGAGTTCTTATCCTTCTTATGG GTGCAAGCTGGGAACAAGTTATAAGCGAATCGAATAAGcagcagaaggaagaaacgaATTCTTCTGTTAATTATTATTGGGGTGGTAGAAATGACTCAGGGTACCctagaaggaagaggaaaaatttgcaaaaacaTAGTTTGTTCCCAGGAAAGGAGGAATATAGGAAGAGTAACACACCCAGCgggaaaagtggaaatgAATCAGAGTTATATAGAAAGAATTCACTTATACATGTAGGAGATGGCACATTTGGAAGGAAGCCATCACGCTATGCGTATATTAAACGTAACAATGAAGACAATTTTTATAGAAATGCTAGTAGTACTAAGGATGCAAATAATAGGCTTAATGGAATAATCAGttcctttttacaaaatatgaAAGCTCCTACGATAGACAGAATTTTAGATTACTACGAAATAGTGAATAATAAAGGGGAGTTAGTCTTTTCCTTAGAATCATACTATGTGGACATATACACGTGCGAAGAAATTGTGAATTCTATAAAGCGTAAGGGGTCAACGAATTCTAGGGATAATCCTGGTGACGAGGatccggaaaaaaaaggagataaaGATAATAACCATAATTCTGGGGACAAGGAAGATTccatgataaaaaaattgtatgatAATATGGAACTGTTGAGGATGTCTTGCTTTTCTATAAAATCTGAGttacaaggaaaaataaatagttTAGAATACGCACAGACAGAAGGTAACGAACAGGTTTCAGGAACAAGTAATTCCAAAACATACAAATTAATAGAAGATGAATATGTAAATTGCTTAAAGAATAATAGTGAAAATGCTAAAATGATAATATCCAATACTATGAAAAGCATCGAAGAAgaatatggaaaaatattttgcccTAAGGAGTGCAATTCGGCTGTCTATTTCGAAAACGCACGTTCGTACATATCGTACGTGAGTAATAATACCGATGTTTGGTACAATTCTAATATCAGCGATGCgaaggaatttttaaaatctgCAAAAAGCATTGTTAGTATTATTGAGAGAGAAATGAGATCAAGTAATATGCTAAGTTCTATAAAGTTCctacaaaatgaaattagTAACATCATAAATAACTACAATTATCACTTCGAGAATATAAAGAAGGCTATCAGCAATATAAAGAAGCATGAAAATTATGATAAACCTAGCAATCTTGATAAAAACACTTTGGTAGGGAAAAGTTTGGACTTGGCAAAAAATATGTCACTGTATAAATTTAACAATGAGATGTTCAAGAAGATGAAAGAATTGTACGATTTTAAAAGTAATAAATTTAAGAGAATATTTACTTTCTTAGCAGACGCATTAAAAGATAAGATTAACTTGTTTACTGAGTCGATGATATATGAGGAAAAGTACAACTCGATAATGGTAGACTGGAAGGTTATCTGGGAATATGTAGTAGGTGAatacaataaaaatttgaacgCTATACAAAGTTACGAAGGGaatgaaaatgtagaagTTATCATAGTCAGAAATAAGATTAAGGAAAAGCTAGGAACGTTTAAAAGTATGGCAGACGAGCTACAGGGCCTATTTAATATAATAGAATTGAAGTATGTAATTATCAAGTCAGAGAAATCACTCGTTGAGGAACTGAAGAATGACtttaaaaaagatgaaaagggGGAGTACAAGTTCGAtgatataataaaattaatggaACAAGTAAATAGCAAAATGAATACAGTGCAGACAAGTTCCAATATTGTAAATAGCACATACAGCAACATTAAATCtatagaattaaaaatacAGGACTTAGTTAGTTCTATCTATGAGCACATGAACGAAATAGAGGATTTAAAGGTTAGGGGATCAACTAAGAATTATATTAGCGATGAAATGAAGTCGGAAATGTTGTTTAtaatggaaaatattatcaaattaaaagaaatactTTCCTTGGAAAAAAGAGCAGACGAAAATATTAAGGAAATTGATGAATTAATTATGGGAACACCATTAGatatggagaaaattatagataaaaaaagttacgcttataataatattaaaaTGATTATTaaggatatatataaagacaatttgaataaaattgTACAAGAAATATCTCGAAATATGGGCAACTATACAGATTCTATCGATAACAGTAATTCTGAGGACGAACTGGATGAGGTGTTAAAAGGTATAAAAGTTGATtatgagaaaataaaatctaTGAAATATGATGATATACCAGAATCCGTGGAGAATATAACGAATTTgctaaaaattatttcagaCGCCAGAGAGGAaatcttaaaaataaaattcggAGAAactaataaaaaattaacaaattcaTTAGAGCAACTTAAGAGTGTTTACGATAAATTAAAAGTTAGCATAGCAGAATATACtgcggaaaaaaggaagattgaaGAAGACAAAGCGGTTATACtaaagagggaagaagaattttttggCAAAGTTTATGATAAGGATGATGATATGTTAGATGTAAAAGATGCTTACACAAATTTTCTGAAACATAAGGATAATTTCTTCAAGAACAGAAACAATGTGTTTGAAGAATTCCATACAACCAAAGAGGCCTTAAAAGTGGTAAGAATTAATTTTCTATACTATATAAGTATGccggaaaaatataacatcATCTAtcagaaagaaaatgaaaattataaggagttaataaaagaaattaacgACAAATATATTGATACGAAATTGGAAGAATACGAATCAGACTTCAAGAGGAATAACAAATTATGCGATAGCATCATAAAAGAAGTAGACcaatcaaataaaaatttgcataACCTGGAAATTTTAAACAGGTCTATTAAAGAATGCACCATTGATAAGGATATGGTCGAAGAATTAATTAGGAAGAATAATTCactaaaggaagaaattatttccgaaaggaatgaaatagaaaaagataATTTCATGGAACAAAATGTAAAGATAAATTTAATAGTAAAATTAAACGACGCAAATATCACTCAGAGTAGAAAATTAAATGACAACAACTTGACGAACTTAAAGacacaaatgaagaacatCGTCGATTTTTACACACGCtctaaggaaaaatataaagaattAAACGAAACAGAgctgaagaaaataaaagaaaatgatgagTGGAAGAAAGCTAAGGAATTGATATACACTCTTAATGTCGAATATGAAATATTGAAAAAGCAAGCGGATGATCTCATCAGCAGCAAGAACAGTGAAATTATAAAATCGATAAGTAACAGAATAGTGgaaaaagacaaagaaataaatgaacaagtGGAGAAAGACGTAAATTCTTTGGATCAAATTATTGCAAAATCTAAGTCGCCTATTTTTGTCAGGGATATTAATCACTACAAAAATCAtcagaataaagaaaaggcaaatcAAATTAATGCGAAAGTGGAAGCTTTTGTTGTGAAGATAGGAACAAGGAAGGATACTTTGAACAAAATTAAAGCAAATTCTAATCAATACTTGGAAGAagcaaatggaaagaagaatgaaaatataGAATTTAAGGCCAAGGAAAAGGCCATGAAAGAATTGTACGAAAAAGTTAGAGACACATCAGAAGAACTGAATAAGACACTGAAGGAAATACATACCCTGAAGGATTTACAAAATATAGAATTAGAATTTGAAAAGAGCGAAATTCATGATATGGTTAATCAGATTATCAGTGAGGAGCAAAAGTCTGAGCATGAAATTGGAGAAATCAattcatatataaataccatagatgaaatgaagaaggcaAAATCGGCAGAAGAGCCTTTAGATGCCCCTTTGTTCGTATATACtgaattttatgaaaaagCGGTAAGCAGTCATAAGATTATCAAAGGCCTTTTTAAGGAGGCTACCGAGTTAAATGGCAAGTGTGAGAATAACGAAAGTATtaaagaagtaaaggaaattaaaaagaagattGATGGTTATTTGAGAACTATTTTAacaaataatataattttgcATGAAGCATTGGAGGATATTAAAATTGTGAAGGAAATGCTCCTTAATATGAATATTCCAGAAATTGCGCGTCTTATAGAGAAGTATGCGGcagaagtggaaaaatattccacGTTGTTGAAAACTGAAGAGACCAAATCAAATACACTAATTGaagaattaaataaaaatttagaaaatgcATCgaacttaaaaaagaaaataaataaaaatttacccATCGAACAAATCGATGAAGTCGTGAAGGAAGTTATGAAATATAAGGACGCAATAGCAGAGCGCGAAGATGAAATGAATACGTATTTGAAGAAGTCCAAAGAGTATAGGGATAATGCTTCTCTGTATTACCGAAACGCAAGTAGTAGAAAGAATAAGCTAGAATatttgaagaaaagggggaaagatgATGTAGAGCAGATTGATATGGATAAAGTAAATGCGAGTGTGGAGCAATGTATGACTCTAGTAAATAAGGCAGCGGAGAGTGAAGAAGTAATAAGAAAACATGGTGAAAGATATATGGaatatgaaggaaaaatgaacagtCTCATAAATGAAATTTCCGTTTTGCAAATAAGGACCATATATGCAAAGAGGAAGGACGAGGCTAGCAATATTATGGGAGAAATTCAACAGTTGCATACagacatgggaaaaaaacttAAGGAGtctgaagaaaaattagcaAAGTGTAAGAGCGAATCCTCAATAGATGAAAAAGCATATATATTGAATAATGAGAAATCAAAGACAGCATACATGAACGTGAAATTAAATTTAGAATTAATCCAATCTAATTTAAGGcagataaaaaatgtaaaagagaGTATGAATAACATTCTAGAAAAATCGACTAATTTAAAGAATTCCATATTAGGAGCGTCTATAATTGAAAATAATAACTCTGTTGATGTgctgaaaaaggaagaagtgcaTTACATGCagtatttgaaaaatattgaaaatgagaagaagcgCATGATGGATGAGAAGAGCAACGTGGATGTTATACATGATAATGTCcttaaaatagaaaaggaattggagaaaagtaaaattaaTTACGAAGAAGGCATTTTGAAATTAGCTAAGGAAAAGgctgatgaaaagaaaaaacttatTGAGGCAAGTATGGAGTCGTTAAATTCGCAGGAGGCATATTTTACCGAAATGTTTAATGAATCATATATGCAGTTATAcaacataaaggaaaaatttacagGCTACAAAAAGAGCATGAAAGATTTGTATGACGAGTTTGTCAAGTCGTACAAAGTAATCGAAACTAATGCTGGAAAAGTTGCAGAAGGGGTGGTAAAGTATGAAGAAGCTAAGATACTAAGGGAGGGAGcacaaaaggaacaaataaatataaacaataaggaagaaactgcaaaaacgaatttgcaaaaaatgaaacaggaTGAATTTATGAACTTTCTATTTCATACAAGGGAATATGTGGATAAAACTAGAAAAACGTGTGAAGAAGTAAATACCAAAGTGGGCGAAGGACATGGggacattaaaaaaataattacaagaattggaaaattaggaaaacaagaaaatatattcgatatattaaaaaaagtagaggaaaaaaataacaaaatgaaagaaatttCAAGGCAGTGTAATACGAATGAGGCAAATAATGCCTTTGGAAAGATGATAGAAGCGTCTAATTTTATGgggataaaaatattaagaaCCTTAGGATCCGAGTTAAGCCCCGGGATGGAACTAGAAAAGACTTCACAAACAAATTCAACGTTAAAATTTGAATCGGAGGTAGAAATAAAGCCTGAAAATGATGCCAAATTAGATGCCTACGTAAACCTGCAGACGACCTATGGATAtattcaaaaaatatttaatgatTCAGAGGAGATAGACAAGAAACAGGAAGAAATGGATGGGTGGTTAAgggaagtgaaaaataaatgtcaCGATATAAAATCATAcaatgaattaaaaattaaaattaactatacaaaatataaaggaagtAATGtcttaaataaaattaatggtGCTTTTGGGAAGTATGCTGAACTGGAAGCTATCACGTGCAGCATCGAGGACGATAACAAAATAATAGACAACTCcgaaattacaaaattgaGGGAGTTGAGTGACACCTACaataggaagaagaaggaccaAGTATTCAAATCGCAGATCAATGAAGTAAATGAAGAATTTCAAGGTATCAAAGGTAATATAGATAAATTAGGAGAACAATTTGAAACAGTAGAAAAATCAGAATCACCAAGCGAAAAACGTATCGATGTGAACTCCGTAATTCCAGAAATTAGTGAAAAATTATATAGCATGAATAGAAAAATTAGAACAACTATTACTAATCTTAACGGGTTGCTAGAGGAGGGGAAGACATGTGAGAAATCGTTTTATGCTTCCATGATAGCTGGTATTAGTTCCCAAATGTCGAATGACTTAATATTAATAAATAACCAGAAGGAGGAAGCGGAGAAGTACGTAGAAtatattaagaaaaattccAACTTAATGATTGATGATATTGATGaattaaataaatacatTGATTCGAACAAGATAAATAATTATCAGTTGAATATTTTAGAAGAAGTAATTAAAAGCGCTGCTGATTTaagcgaaaatgaaaaagaagcagCTGGAATAGATAacgatataaaaaaagaactcgTAGACGTAAGTGGGGATTTCGAAATGAATTCCTTAAATAGCAGTAAAGCAAAAATTATGGAACATTacaagaaaatgaaggataaaataaagaacatTGACGATattaggaaaaatataaaattgctaaaattgaaagaaatggaaagtaGGTCAGATAAATATTTAGAAATAGcgggaaattttaaaaatgttttagaTAGTCAAATAACAAGATTGTTGGATTATGACGTGGTGCTACaagatatgaaaaaaaaattaacggaaaatgaagaggaattGAAAGGTATCAATACTACATACACACTACAGTCCATCCAGAAGTTTAACAATGTGTGTAACAATATTGAGACAAATATGCAAAAGATACATGATGTAGAGGAATCTAATAACAATGAAGAGAAACAAGTAAATGCCtatatagaaaatatttcccaTCTTATAAGCAGAGGAAAAGGCTTGTTGACCGATCTGGATGATTACGATGCAATAAGCAATAGTGAAACGAAAGAATTAACTGATTATACGACAAAAGAGTacattgaaaatattaagaGAAAAGTAAATAATGGCATAGAAGAATTTCAAAATGTGTTGAATCGCATTGAGGAGAATAAATCGAAGATAGAatacaataaaaatttaaatgaagGCATATACGAAATATGGAAAAGAGCTAATGCAATCAAAGAAAACTTCTCTGAAAATCTTCCagaaaatgataactacTTTAAACTGGAGGAATATGTAAaggatataaaaataattctgaACGAAATAGATGGAGATGGCAAGATAGAAGCATATATCGAAAACATTTCTCAGAGGATtcaggaacaaataaaacaTGCACATAATAATGGTAATATAGAATCTATTTTAGAAGCcaagaaaaatattgaatCCTATAATGAAGaggcaaggaaaaaattacaatctATGAAGACTGCTCATGatgaaattttattaaagaaaaaagacatGGATAATATATTTAGTATTATATCGGTAAGTAAGAAGAATGGTGCGTATATAAATGCGAAAGCATATATTAAAGAGGTGGATGATTTATTTGACAAGTTAAACGCGGATATACATAAGTTGGAAACCTTCataaatgaaacaaaattgaaaataaatctattagaggaagaggaagttaAGCTAAAAACTGAGAATGCAGTTACTAGCAATTTGAATGAGCAGTCTGAGAACACTTCTCGTGATGGGGACGATGAACAGTTAAGTGAAGTCACACAGAATCCAGAAAATTCGGAATATTCTTCTACGAACTCATTACATAACGTGTATGaattggaagaaaatgatCAATATGATGCTAACCATTTTGATGATAATGCGAAAGAAGAATCTGATGATGGAAGTTATAATTCGAGTGAAAAAAGCTCAGGGGAGGGTTTTAGATATGCTGCAGGAATTACTgtagcattttttatttgttcaacTGCCGGATACACAGTCTTTACATATAACAATGATGAAGTAGAGGAAGCTGATTTCGAAAAAGACAGGGAGTACTTCGAGTACGATATATATTCTAATAAAcgagatgaagaagaaattattgaaGTTACCTTTGACGAAAGTAACGAATATATATGA
- a CDS encoding tryptophan-rich antigen, with protein sequence MEQLQDVQEYSANNVASSLGAVKNDNLFSFAKENFFLTCLYITLLVLSTRVLVKTYYVPMLQHADEFWMLLKHDVNNGKESMEELKNSVKGYLKMFKFYILNEFSTILGVIIKKLKSTNEGVQNVQQCETRDNPMISCHDDKRDDDKAMEEKVNKEEEKMKKEADERRKRKEEMKKEEDERRKRKEEMKKEEEERRKRKEEMKKEEEERRKRKEEMKKEEEEMKKEEEKMKKEEEKMKKEEEKMKKEEKKMKKEEEKMKKEEEERKKREEEVKKEEEVGKKNDSMENGLSNTSIEKVNSDIEGEGSKDSLAKVGLEDTQEHKPKDSSTREGDEGVTGEKTDEKPIKNTEDANKEGTAEKDIKENKKDSNGNEEVKNHENMTIERDTKEQSKSGTGEELKREKDEPSKHATGGIAKHDKTEISEHKTSGKEKLQNSGQAKEKRNEQLMNMTQETSTGINHDKKKKTLNLKSMISKDKDNGEKGVNVDKSNKKELTEEWKVNEWNKWMRHLEEQWHLFFKAQEIKTDDWIQKKEKEFKAWITEIETKWMNYNHNLDTEYNTDLYEKYPSWSENEWKTWIRTVGKKLMGKDWIQWINGHESKLNEWVQYDWFQWKSLKFFNWEINEWKSDEYEYWAEWQNGNLGMLLNKKKKKKYLSWKNRIEREKSEWDSWTRSKELLLLKSKTSNWMKWKNEKQLSFNDWIENFIETWISKKQWNTWVIERRNALSRKKSPSY encoded by the exons ATGGAGCAGCTTCAGGATGTACAGGAATATAGTGCAAATAATGTCGCTTCGTCGTTAGGGGCAGTTAAAAATgacaatttattttcatttgcaaaagaaaatttttttcttacttgcCTATATATCACACTTTTGGTTCTGTCCACGAGGGTTCTAGTAAAGACTTATTATGTA CCAATGCTTCAACATGCAGATGAATTTTGGATGCTTCTGAAACATGACGTaaataatggaaaagaaTCTATGGAAGAACTTAAGAACAGTGTCAAGGGATACCTGAAAATGTTTAAGTTTTACATATTGAATGAGTTCAGTACTATTCTAGGagtaataattaaaaaattgaaaagtaCGAACGAAGGTGTCCAAAATGTTCAGCAGTGTGAAACACGGGATAATCCAATGATTTCATGTCATGATGATAAACGTGACGACGATAAAGccatggaggaaaaagtaaataaagaagaggaaaaaatgaaaaaggaagcggatgaaagaaggaagaggaaggaagaaatgaaaaaggaagaggatgaaagaaggaagaggaaggaagaaatgaaaaaggaagaggaggaaagaagaaagaggaaggaagaaatgaaaaaagaagaggaggaaagaaggaaaagaaaggaagaaatgaaaaaggaagaggaagaaatgaaaaaggaagaggaaaaaatgaaaaaggaagaggaaaaaatgaaaaaggaagaggaaaaaatgaaaaaggaagagaaaaaaatgaaaaaggaagaggaaaaaatgaaaaaggaagaggaagaaagaaagaaaagggaagaagaagtgaaaaaggaagaagaggttggaaagaaaaatgattcTATGGAAAACGGATTAAGTAATACTTCCATAGAAAAAGTTAACAGTGAtatagaaggagaaggatcaAAGGATAGTCTTGCTAAGGTTGGATTGGAAGACACACAGGAACATAAGCCAAAGGATAGTTCTACAAGGGAAGGTGATGAAGGTGTTACCGGAGAAAAAACTGACGAGAAACCTATCAAAAATACGGAAGATGCcaataaagaaggaaccgCCGAAAAagacataaaggaaaataagaaagatAGCaatggaaatgaagaagtaaaaaaccaCGAAAATATGACAATAGAACGTGACACAAAAGAACAGTCCAAATCAGGAACTGGTGAAGAATTAAAACGTGAAAAGGATGAACCATCGAAACACGCAACCGGCGGAATAGCAAAGCACGATAAGACGGAGATTTCTGAACATAAAACATCAGGGAAAGAGAAACTCCAAAACAGCGGACAagcgaaggaaaagagaaatgaaCAATTAATGAATATGACACAGGAAACGAGTACCGGAATAAATcatgataaaaagaaaaaaaccttaaaccttaaaaGTATGATTTCAAAGGATAAAGATAACGGTGAAAAGGGTGTTAATGTTGAtaaatcaaataaaaaagaactaaCAGAAGAATGGAAAGTTAATGAATGGAATAAATGGATGCGTCATTTAGAAGAACAGTGGCATCTCTTCTTTAAAGCTCAGGAAATCAAAACCGACGACtggatacaaaaaaaagaaaaagagttcAAAGCATGGATAACAGAAATAGAAACTAAATGGATGAATTACAACCACAATTTGGATACAGAATATAACACTGATCTATACGAAAAGTATCCATCGTGGTCGGAAAATGAATGGAAGACATGGATAAGAacagttggaaaaaaactaATGGGAAAAGATTGGATTCAGTGGATAAACGGTCATGAATCTAAATTGAATGAATGGGTTCAGTATGACTGGTTCCAATGGAAATCCCTAAAGTTTTTTAATTGGGAAATTAATGAATGGAAAAGTGATGAATACGAATATTGGGCCGAatggcaaaatggaaatttgGGCATGTtgctaaataaaaaaaaaaaaaaaaaatatttatcatGGAAAAATAGGatcgaaagggaaaagtcGGAATGGGACAGTTGGACTCGATCAAAAGAACTATTACTTCTAAAAAGTAAAACCAGTAATTGgatgaaatggaaaaatgaaaaacaattATCATTTAACGATTGGATAGAAAACTTCATAGAGACATGGATCAGCAAGAAGCAGTGGAATACATGGGTTATAGAAAGGCGAAATGCACTTTCCCGAAAAAAATCACCTTCATATTAA